Genomic window (Falco cherrug isolate bFalChe1 chromosome 4, bFalChe1.pri, whole genome shotgun sequence):
ATaagctgttaaaatatttatgctcTTCAGTTGTTTAgctgaaaactaaataaaaaggaaaaccagattGCCCTAACTAGAAACAGAAGTCAGTCTGCAAATGAAGAGCCCCAAGGGAAAGGCCTTGAACTCTCCTAAGAAGAGAACTGGAGAGACACCATCAGAAAGCAGAGGGGGAATGCTTCAGAAAGAAGACTTTATTCTTAATccaatttttcagaaagttgaGAAACCAGACGACCAGCCTCAACAGCTTTAGAAGTGGTGTGATGGGAAATGTCTGCTCAGTAGCCTGGGCTCAGAGTTAGGGTTCCTTCTGCCTGCCTGTAGCAGTCACTTGGAAAGGTTCTGTTACAGTAGCTGCAAAACCTGAGTGAGAAGACTGATAGGAAACTCccttttaaaggcatttttccatgcacacacacccccctcattcttttcttccctctagTGCTATTACGTTGGGGCCACAAGCGACGCGGCCACCAAAATCATTAACGAGGTATCAAAGCCCATGAGTCATCACATCCCCGTGGAAAAGATCTGTGAGAAACTAAAGAAGAAAGACAGTCAGATCTGTGAACTAAAATACGGTGAGTTGCCAGCATAAGAGGAAATGCCTGTGCTTTTCTGGGGTACGGACTGTCTGGGGTAAAACAGCGTGCTAAAACTGCTCAGCCCTAAGCTCTGTAGGAAGCTCACAAGCCTAGTGAGGCTGCACAGCCTGGGTTGCTCTCCATGAACAATTGTCCTAGAGAGTTTTGTGGAGATGCTCAGGTAAGACCGTTGCCTACTAACCCTTTCTAGCTTCTGCGCAGCCACTATCTGCCTTGAAGTAAGTAACTCCCAGGCATATCAGCGCTACGGTGCTCAGGCCACAGCTTGGAATACCGTATTTAGGAGAGTGTGCAGTAAGGCTTGTCCGGGGGAGCAGCCAGGTCTGTCACTATGGCTGGGCTGCGCGCCCTTAGCTGAGCTgcgcagccctggctgctccctggGCTCTCGCCTCTGGTGCCCTGCACAGGGCACTCAGCACTCTTGGTTCTTACCGCCTTCCTGGAACGCTCGCGCTCCTGGGTGATGTACACTTCCCAAAAAGACTAATATGAAGAACGGTCTTGGAAATGCCTCCTCCTGactgctttcctctctctctgccctTGCCTTCCCCGGAGACGCCCCTTGGATTGCGGGTCTCCCCACCCCACGCTTCTCGTCCTGACCTCCTGTTGCTTcccaaaaagctttctgttgtCGCTTGTCTGTGCCCCTGAAACCACCCTGCCGCCTCTCATTGATCCAGCGGAAGAGAAAATTAAAGTATCGCTGCTGGCGTCAGAAAGGGGCTCTCAGGGCTGTTGCCGAACTGCTGCGTCCCGGCTCCAGCCAAACGGAGCGGCTCCCGGAGCGGCTCCCGGCGCTACCGCCTCGTGCGctgtgcggggccggggccccccctccccacgctccgcgccgctccccgcagcggccgccgccgggcccggcccgggggcggtGGCCTCGCCCCGCTGAGCGCGGCTCTGCTCTCCCCGCAGACCGGCAGATCGACCTGGGCACCGCCGACCTGCGCAAGCTGCGCGTCAAGGAGCTGCGGCGCATCCTGGACGACTGGGGCGAGGCGTGCAAGGGCTGCGCCGAGAAGGGCGACTTCATCCGCCGCATCCACGAACTGATGCCCAAGCACGCGCCCCGGGCCGCGGGCGCCCGCGCGGACCTCTGAGCAGCTGCGCGCGCTGTACGGGACGGTCATTAAAAGTGCAACGGCCCCACCGGGCGGACGCGTGCCGTGTCACGTGAttgcggccccggcccgccccctGCTCGCACCGCCCTTCCCGCGCGCGCGCGCGTCGGCTCTTTCCTCCTCGGCCGCGGAAAGccggggggatgggggggcggggccgggcgcgcgCCACCGCCCCGGGCGGGCGATTGGCTGCCCGGCGGCgcgcgcgggcgggcggcgcgcgcGGGCGGGCGGTGCTGCGGCGTCACGTCGCCGTGCCCTGACGCCGCCATGCGGACGGACGCGGGGCGATGACGTAAGGCCCGCGCGGCTCGGCGGCCGGAGCCGCCTTCGTTCCCTTTTGTCCAAGATGGCGGCGGCCGCCGGAGGCGTCTCCTGAGCCGCGGGCCCCGGCGCCATGAAGCGGGGCAGCGAACGGGACTCCAGcccgccgggggccgggggcggccgcgccgccgccgccaagCGGCCCCGCGAGCGCGACCGCGAGAGTAGCAGCCGGCGCGGCCCGCACCGGAGCTCGGGCGCCTCCCGCAGCAGCCGGGACAAGTCCacgcccggcggcggcggcggcggcggcaccaccggcggcggcagcggcggagGTGGCTCCAGCTCCCGCAGCCACCGCGGCGATGAGcgcgccggcggcggcggcggcggcggcggcgactCGAACCACcgcccggcggggagcggctcGGCCTCGGGCGCCCGCGGCGGCAGCCAGGCCGCCCcctcgtcctcctcctcctcgtcgCGGGCGCTCGGCGTGCCCAAGGCCAAGGCCCTGCCGGGCGCCGTGGTGGCCCCCTCGCTGCTGCtggccgggccgccgccgggcgccgCGCCCTCGCTGCTGCTGGCGCCGCTGGGGGGCTCGGCGCTGGCCGGGGAGCCGCCCGGCTCCTGTGAGTACAAGACGCTGCTGGTGAGCGGGCTGAGCGCGGCCCTGCCCgaccagctgctggaggacGGGCTGTTCCGCCTCTTCCAGCGCTTCGCGGGGGGGGGCGCCGGGGACATCAGTGTCAAACTCTCCCACACGCCCGAGCTCGGCCGCGTCGCCTACGTCAACTTCCGACACCCCGGGGATGCCCGCGACGCCCGCCGGCACGCCCGGGcccggcagctgctgctctaCGACCGACCCCTCAAGGTGGAGCCGGTGTACCTGCGGGGGGGTCGCAGGAGCCGCacgccgccccccgcgccctcGCCGGAGCCCCTGGGCTACCTGCCACCCATCCACAGCACCTACCAGTACAAGCAGCGATCGCTCTCTCCTGTCACCAGCCCCCTGCTGCGGGAGCCGAGGCCCAGGCACGCTcatgccgccgccgccgccttcGCTTTGGAAGCAGCTGCCATCGGGCTCTCCCGGGAGCGGGAGAGGGCCCTGGATTACTACGGGCTGTACGACGAACGTGGCCGCCCTTACAGCTACCCCATTGTGGCAGAGGAAGACCTGATGCCGGAGGACGACCAGAGGGCGACCCGCAACCTCTTCATCGGCAACCTGGACCACAACGTCTCAGAGGTGGAGCTGAGGCGTGCCTTTGAGAAGTACGGCATCATCGAAGAAGTGGTGATCAAGCGCCCTGCCCGTGGCCAAGGTGGGGCTTACGCTTTCCTCAAGTTCCAAAACTTGGACATGGCGCATCGGGCCAAGGTTGCCATGTCGGGCCGCGTTGTTGGCAGGAACCCTATCAAAATTGGCTACGGGAAAGCCAACCCTACCACCAGGCTGTGGGTGGGTGGTCTTGGTCCAAGTACTTCCTTGGCTGCCCTGGCAAGGGAGTTCGACCGCTTCGGCAGCATCAGGACTATTGACTACGTGAAGGGAGACAGCTTCGCTTACATCCAGTACGAAAGCTTGGATGCTGCCCAGGCCGCCTGTGCGCAGATGAGGGGCTTTCCTTTGGGTGGACCGGAGAGGAGACTCCGAGTGGATTTTGCCAAAGCAGAAGAGACGAGATACCCGCAGCAGTACCAGCCTGCACCACTCCCCGTGCACTACGAACTGCTAGCTGACGGGTACAGCAGACACCGAAGCCTAGAGCAAGACTTGAGGGTGCGAGATAGGACTCCTCCGCATCTCCTGTACTCGGACAGAGACAGGAGCTTTGCAGAGGCAGACTGGGCCAGCCCTGCCAAAAATGCTGAACGCAGAAACAACTTGGAAAGCTACAGCCGATCGGTGCGTAGCCGGAGCGGAGAGCGCTGGGGCAGCGACAGCGATCGCAGCATGCCCAAACCGTGGGAAGAGAGGC
Coding sequences:
- the MANF gene encoding mesencephalic astrocyte-derived neurotrophic factor, whose protein sequence is MRAAHGLWAVLALLLLPAGGRALRDGECEVCITFLGRFYRSLKDNDVEFTPASIEKELLKSCKEAKGKENRLCYYVGATSDAATKIINEVSKPMSHHIPVEKICEKLKKKDSQICELKYDRQIDLGTADLRKLRVKELRRILDDWGEACKGCAEKGDFIRRIHELMPKHAPRAAGARADL
- the RBM15B gene encoding putative RNA-binding protein 15B; its protein translation is MKRGSERDSSPPGAGGGRAAAAKRPRERDRESSSRRGPHRSSGASRSSRDKSTPGGGGGGGTTGGGSGGGGSSSRSHRGDERAGGGGGGGGDSNHRPAGSGSASGARGGSQAAPSSSSSSSRALGVPKAKALPGAVVAPSLLLAGPPPGAAPSLLLAPLGGSALAGEPPGSCEYKTLLVSGLSAALPDQLLEDGLFRLFQRFAGGGAGDISVKLSHTPELGRVAYVNFRHPGDARDARRHARARQLLLYDRPLKVEPVYLRGGRRSRTPPPAPSPEPLGYLPPIHSTYQYKQRSLSPVTSPLLREPRPRHAHAAAAAFALEAAAIGLSRERERALDYYGLYDERGRPYSYPIVAEEDLMPEDDQRATRNLFIGNLDHNVSEVELRRAFEKYGIIEEVVIKRPARGQGGAYAFLKFQNLDMAHRAKVAMSGRVVGRNPIKIGYGKANPTTRLWVGGLGPSTSLAALAREFDRFGSIRTIDYVKGDSFAYIQYESLDAAQAACAQMRGFPLGGPERRLRVDFAKAEETRYPQQYQPAPLPVHYELLADGYSRHRSLEQDLRVRDRTPPHLLYSDRDRSFAEADWASPAKNAERRNNLESYSRSVRSRSGERWGSDSDRSMPKPWEERRKRRSLSSDRGRTTHSPYEDRSRTKASGPALDSSPVRARKENHTTESGTEKEQSNSLQNNRHATEEKPHREPSDAPQPKKRDSERNHRTGESESKTHEEPKSETKKLKNLSEYAQTLQLAWNGLLVLKNSCFPTSMHILEGDLGVINGLLKDHSSGGKLTQLKIAQRLRLDQPKLDEVTRRIKQGSPNGYAVLLATQSTLAGAGAEGTFPVVEPGLQRRLLRNLVSYLKQKQAAGVISLPVGGAKGRDSTGMLYAFPPCEFSQQYLQSALRTLGKLEEEHMVIVIVKDTA